Proteins from a genomic interval of Rosa chinensis cultivar Old Blush chromosome 2, RchiOBHm-V2, whole genome shotgun sequence:
- the LOC112187896 gene encoding 7-deoxyloganetin glucosyltransferase, which translates to MDSKGFVAGKPHAVCVPVPAQGHIKAMLKLAKLLHHRGFHITFVNTEFNHKRFLRSLGPNSLDGLPDFRFEAIPDGIPAGSDEDATQDVTLVSDALLKDLLLAPFRDLLLKLNGEDGSTPVSCVVSDGFMPFAITAAEELGVPRVAFFTIAACSFMAYKQYPTLVEKGLAPLKDESCLTNGFLDKVLDWIPGIKDIRLRDLPANFRTTNPDDILFNFTMESMHRADKATAIILHTFDALEPHVLEALSSMLKLPPVYAIGPQQLHLNQLPEDTLKDMGDSLWKEETGCLEWLDSKEQNSVIYVSFGSIAVMSPQHLVEFGWGLANSKVPFFWVIRPDLVVGESAILPPEFVAETKERGLIVSWCPQEQVLNHPSVGGFLTHSGWGSTIESLCAGVPMLCWPFFSDQLTNCWYACNEWGIGMEISNDVKRHEVEKLVRELMGGEKGEKMKKKVLEWKKLAEQATAPHGSSSINFDNLVHQMLSKKK; encoded by the exons ATGGATTCCAAGGGATTTGTAGCTGGTAAGCCTCATGCTGTTTGTGTTCCAGTTCCAGCACAGGGCCACATAAAGGCTATGCTCAAACTAGCAAAGCTCCTCCACCATAGGGGTTTCCACATAACCTTTGTCAACACAGAGTTCAACCACAAAAGGTTTCTTAGATCTCTAGGACCCAACTCCCTCGACGGCTTGCCCGATTTTCGATTCGAGGCCATCCCCGATGGCATTCCTGCAGGTTCGGATGAAGATGCCACCCAAGACGTCACTTTGGTTTCTGATGCCCTGTTGAAAGATCTATTACTGGCTCCTTTTCGAGACCTCCTCTTGAAGCTCAACGGCGAAGATGGTAGTACTCCGGTGAGCTGCGTAGTTTCAGATGGTTTCATGCCGTTCGCCATCACAGCTGCTGAAGAACTTGGAGTGCCTAGAGTAGCCTTCTTCACTATTGCTGCTTGCAGCTTTATGGCATATAAACAATATCCCACTTTAGTGGAAAAAGGACTTGCACCCCTCAAAG ATGAGAGCTGTTTGACAAATGGGTTTTTGGACAAGGTATTAGATTGGATTCCAGGCATCAAAGATATCCGTTTACGAGATTTACCCGCCAACTTCCGAACTACGAACCCCGATGACATCCTCTTTAACTTCACCATGGAATCAATGCATAGAGCTGATAAGGCTACGGCAATAATTCTTCACACTTTTGATGCTTTGGAGCCTCATGTTCTGGAGGCGCTCTCATCTATGCTTAAGCTCCCACCTGTTTATGCAATTGGGCCTCAACAATTACACCTCAATCAATTACCAGAAGACACTTTAAAAGATATGGGAGATAGTCTATGGAAAGAAGAAactgggtgtctagaatggctCGATTCTAAGGAACAGAACTCAGTTATTTATGTCAGTTTTGGAAGTATAGCGGTAATGTCTCCACAACATCTTGTAGAGTTTGGTTGGGGACTTGCAAATAGTAAAGTTCCCTTCTTCTGGGTAATTAGGCCCGatttggttgttggtgagtcCGCGATTTTACCACCGGAGTTTGTAGCTGAAACCAAGGAAAGAGGTCTAATCGTAAGTTGGTGTCCGCAAGAGCAAGTGCTTAACCACCCATCAGTTGGAGGGTTTTTGACACACAGCGGTTGGGGTTCGACTATTGAGAGTTTGTGTGCAGGTGTGCCTATGCTATGTTGGCCATTCTTTTCTGACCAGCTAACAAATTGTTGGTATGCTTGTAATGAATGGGGCATTGGCATGGAGATTAGTAATGATGTAAAGAGACATGAAGTTGAAAAGCTTGTTAGAGAGTTAATGGGGGGAGAGAAGggtgagaaaatgaaaaaaaaggtcTTGGAATGGAAGAAACTTGCGGAACAAGCTACTGCTCCACATGGTTCATCATCCATAAACTTTGACAATTTAGTGCACCAAATGTTGTCAAAGAAAAAGTAG